A genomic segment from Alkalilimnicola ehrlichii MLHE-1 encodes:
- a CDS encoding site-specific recombinase → MNEDASAALQQALESKGADNLVAALRPIINWLRPADPAQPLTAEQRVSTLAETLTRREDLRTPLQALLRASLSQATHLPLHTEIGLFSRRGFIGEFGQRFYERLNPRPRDPGNLRDLLDQLFDRPDDPEWVTAVPDAAWLTLFDALGPSAGATDPACERAREQALYAVEMLSLWVAAEELEPELLRLDPGLAERDSPFVAQEREVAGYIRAYNQWLEEADAPCPDDGHARALLEQCREQLDHFHRRAVTLGSTIGLTHLLARLEQTLERIVTLLDILSPASGAQRRQVAVRLFKSLVRENARQTSLRALWQDNTHLVARSITEQASKTGEHYITEDRRDYLGMLRAGAGAGLIIGFMALIKIRLVEMGLSPGWETVWVSLNYGLGFVLIHILHFTVATKQPAMTAARLAAVIETGDQGAADRRKLAQLLLQVGRSQFAAVVGNVSVALPIALLVGWLSISAFNTPALSPGQADYLMEGLRPLMGLALLHAAIAGVWLFVAGLIAGFFDNRAAYLDLARRLRGNPHLARVLPDGPRARIADYLDQHYGALAGNFLFGVLLGTTGYAGYLIGLPLDIQHVAFGSANLGYAATVLDPGPALFLLYLGFVLLIGAVNLWVSFGLALHVALRARGVRLGNLRALARAYGQALREAPRTFLFPPGDAPDHPRD, encoded by the coding sequence ATGAACGAAGACGCCTCAGCGGCATTGCAGCAGGCCCTGGAATCGAAGGGCGCCGACAACCTGGTGGCGGCCCTGCGCCCAATCATCAACTGGTTGCGCCCGGCCGACCCCGCCCAACCGCTGACGGCCGAGCAGCGGGTCTCCACCCTGGCCGAGACCCTGACCCGGCGGGAAGACTTGCGGACGCCACTTCAGGCGTTGCTGCGGGCATCGCTCTCCCAGGCCACCCACCTGCCGCTCCACACCGAGATCGGACTCTTCTCCCGGCGCGGTTTCATCGGCGAGTTCGGCCAGCGCTTCTACGAGCGCCTGAACCCGCGCCCACGCGACCCCGGTAACCTGCGCGACCTGCTTGACCAGCTCTTCGACCGCCCGGACGACCCCGAGTGGGTGACGGCCGTGCCGGACGCGGCCTGGCTGACCCTGTTCGATGCCCTGGGCCCGTCGGCCGGGGCGACGGACCCGGCCTGTGAGCGGGCCCGCGAGCAAGCCCTGTACGCGGTGGAGATGCTCTCGCTCTGGGTGGCCGCGGAGGAGCTGGAACCCGAGTTGCTACGCTTGGACCCCGGGCTGGCCGAGCGGGACTCCCCCTTCGTGGCCCAGGAACGCGAGGTGGCCGGCTATATCCGCGCTTACAACCAGTGGCTGGAGGAAGCCGATGCGCCCTGCCCCGACGACGGCCATGCGCGGGCGCTCCTGGAGCAATGCCGCGAACAGCTCGACCACTTCCACCGGCGCGCGGTTACCCTGGGGAGCACGATCGGCCTGACGCACCTGCTGGCGCGGTTGGAACAGACCCTGGAGCGCATCGTCACCCTGCTCGACATCCTCTCCCCGGCCAGCGGCGCACAGCGGCGCCAGGTAGCGGTCAGGCTGTTCAAGAGCCTGGTCCGCGAGAATGCGCGCCAAACCAGCCTGCGCGCGCTCTGGCAGGACAACACCCACCTGGTGGCGCGCAGCATCACCGAGCAGGCCAGCAAGACCGGCGAGCATTACATCACCGAGGACCGTCGCGACTACCTGGGCATGCTCCGGGCCGGGGCCGGCGCCGGACTGATCATCGGTTTCATGGCCTTGATCAAGATCCGGCTGGTGGAGATGGGCCTCTCCCCCGGTTGGGAGACCGTCTGGGTCAGTCTCAACTACGGCCTGGGCTTCGTCCTCATCCACATCCTGCACTTCACGGTGGCCACCAAACAGCCGGCCATGACCGCGGCACGGCTAGCGGCGGTGATCGAGACCGGCGACCAGGGGGCCGCCGACCGCCGGAAACTCGCCCAACTGCTGCTGCAGGTCGGGCGCTCCCAGTTCGCGGCCGTTGTGGGCAATGTCAGCGTCGCTCTGCCGATAGCGCTGCTGGTGGGGTGGCTAAGCATCAGCGCCTTCAACACCCCTGCGCTCAGCCCCGGACAGGCCGACTACCTGATGGAGGGGCTGCGTCCGCTGATGGGACTGGCCCTGCTGCACGCCGCCATCGCCGGGGTATGGCTGTTCGTGGCCGGGCTGATCGCGGGCTTTTTCGACAACCGGGCGGCCTACCTGGACCTGGCGCGCCGGCTGCGTGGCAACCCCCACCTGGCACGGGTCCTGCCCGACGGCCCGCGAGCGCGGATCGCCGACTACCTGGACCAGCATTATGGAGCGCTGGCCGGCAACTTCCTGTTCGGCGTCCTGCTCGGCACCACCGGCTACGCCGGCTACCTGATCGGCCTGCCGCTGGACATCCAGCACGTCGCCTTCGGCTCGGCCAACCTGGGCTATGCCGCCACCGTGCTGGACCCCGGTCCGGCGCTCTTTCTGCTCTACCTGGGCTTTGTGCTGTTGATCGGCGCGGTAAACCTCTGGGTGAGCTTCGGGCTGGCGCTGCATGTGGCCCTGCGCGCCCGCGGCGTGCGTCTGGGCAACCTGAGGGCGCTGGCACGGGCCTACGGCCAGGCGCTGCGCGAGGCGCCCCGGACATTCCTCTTTCCCCCGGGCGATGCACCAGACCATCCCCGGGACTAG
- a CDS encoding YaiI/YqxD family protein — protein MSIWVDADACPGVIKELLFRAAERTRTPLILVANQPVRVPRSRYVRRVQVAPGFDVADNEIVRCVEPGDLVITADIPLAAEVIAKGAHALNPRGERYTTSNIKARLNMRDFMDTLRASGVDTGGAPAMSQRDRQAFANELDRFLTANR, from the coding sequence ATGAGTATCTGGGTGGACGCCGATGCCTGTCCGGGTGTCATCAAGGAGCTCCTGTTCCGGGCGGCGGAGCGCACCCGGACGCCGCTGATCCTGGTGGCCAACCAGCCCGTGCGGGTGCCACGCTCGCGGTATGTTCGCCGGGTCCAGGTGGCCCCCGGTTTCGATGTGGCGGACAACGAAATCGTCCGCTGCGTCGAGCCGGGGGATCTGGTGATTACCGCCGATATCCCCCTGGCCGCCGAGGTGATTGCAAAAGGGGCCCATGCCCTCAATCCCCGTGGTGAGCGCTACACCACCAGTAATATCAAGGCGCGTCTGAACATGCGCGATTTCATGGACACCCTGCGGGCCAGCGGGGTGGACACGGGCGGCGCCCCGGCCATGAGCCAGCGCGACCGCCAGGCCTTCGCCAATGAGCTTGATCGGTTCCTGACGGCGAATCGCTGA
- a CDS encoding DEAD/DEAH box helicase — MLSMSFDSLGLSAVLLRAVAEQGYSKPTPVQAQAIPAILQGGDVMAAAQTGTGKTAGFTLPMLERLSQNRPEGGRRRVRALILTPTRELAAQVRDSVKTYGGKLPLKTAVIFGGVGMNPQIQTLRRGVDIVVATPGRLLDHMGQGTVDLSGVEMLVLDEADRMLDMGFIRDIRRVIAAVPKQRQTLMFSATFSKEIRQLAEGMLRNPTQIEVAARNTAAENVNQRVHPVSRGEKRALLSNLIQDGDWRQVLVFTRTKHGADRLARQLDQDGLSSAAIHGNKSQSARTKALAQFKQGRVRVLVATDIAARGLDIDQLPHVVNYELPNVPEDYVHRIGRTGRAGRGGEALSLVCVDEHKLLDGIHKLLKRPIDQHIVPGFEPDPSERPQPLFKKPAGRGAGGGRRPNGAPAGNRPQGGRRRGGRPGQSARQG; from the coding sequence ATCCTTTCTATGTCATTTGATTCTCTCGGTCTGTCGGCCGTGCTGCTTCGTGCTGTCGCTGAACAGGGTTACAGCAAACCCACCCCGGTGCAGGCCCAGGCCATCCCGGCCATTCTGCAGGGGGGCGACGTGATGGCGGCCGCCCAGACCGGTACCGGCAAGACGGCCGGGTTCACCCTGCCCATGCTGGAGCGGCTCAGCCAGAACCGCCCGGAGGGCGGGCGTCGCCGGGTGCGCGCCCTTATCCTGACCCCCACCCGCGAGCTGGCCGCCCAGGTGCGGGACAGTGTGAAGACCTATGGTGGCAAGCTGCCGTTGAAGACCGCAGTGATCTTCGGCGGCGTGGGCATGAACCCGCAGATCCAGACCCTGCGCCGCGGCGTCGACATCGTGGTGGCCACCCCCGGCCGGCTGCTGGACCACATGGGCCAGGGCACCGTGGACCTTTCCGGGGTCGAGATGCTGGTCCTGGACGAGGCCGACCGCATGCTGGACATGGGCTTCATCCGCGACATCCGCCGGGTGATCGCCGCCGTGCCGAAGCAGCGCCAGACCCTGATGTTCTCGGCCACCTTCTCGAAGGAGATCCGCCAACTGGCCGAGGGCATGCTGCGTAACCCCACGCAGATCGAGGTGGCCGCCCGCAACACCGCCGCCGAGAACGTGAACCAGCGGGTGCACCCGGTCAGCCGCGGTGAGAAGCGCGCCCTGCTCAGCAACCTGATTCAGGATGGTGACTGGCGGCAGGTGCTGGTCTTCACCCGGACCAAGCACGGCGCCGATCGGTTGGCCCGGCAACTGGACCAGGACGGTCTGAGCTCGGCGGCCATCCATGGCAACAAGAGCCAGAGCGCCCGTACCAAGGCGCTGGCCCAGTTTAAGCAGGGCCGGGTCCGGGTGTTGGTGGCCACGGACATCGCCGCCCGCGGGCTGGATATCGACCAGCTGCCCCATGTGGTCAACTACGAGTTGCCCAACGTGCCGGAGGACTATGTCCACCGCATCGGCCGCACCGGCCGGGCCGGACGGGGTGGCGAGGCGTTGTCGCTGGTCTGCGTGGACGAGCACAAGCTGCTGGACGGTATCCACAAGCTGCTGAAGCGGCCCATCGATCAGCATATCGTGCCAGGCTTCGAACCGGATCCCAGCGAGCGGCCGCAACCGTTGTTCAAGAAGCCGGCCGGACGCGGTGCCGGCGGCGGCCGGCGGCCCAACGGCGCGCCGGCCGGCAACCGCCCGCAAGGCGGCCGGCGCCGCGGTGGCCGTCCGGGCCAGTCGGCCCGCCAGGGCTGA
- a CDS encoding class I SAM-dependent methyltransferase: MAEITHGVTDPTEYVQFWNDTLAVKFNRFRHILMDGLSYHSRVPLGNLALAPGARVVDVGCGWGDTALALAEKTGAQGYVLGIDCVDDFLERAREEARRRALHNVDFVAADVERYPFQPAFDMAFSRFGMMFFENPVAAMRNVRSALRPGGELMFIVWRDVEDNPWLGLPKEVVLDYLPPPGEDARTCGPGPFSMANPEVVTRQLEIAGFGDIGFERIDGPVTVGDSLDDAIAFQLAIGPAGEVFREAGEVAAQRRDEIEQALAEALRPYLDQGKVVMPSSSWCISARRD; this comes from the coding sequence ATGGCTGAGATCACGCATGGGGTGACAGATCCCACCGAGTACGTCCAGTTCTGGAACGACACCCTGGCGGTGAAGTTCAACCGCTTTCGCCATATCCTGATGGACGGGTTGAGCTACCACAGCCGCGTGCCGCTGGGCAATCTGGCCTTGGCGCCCGGGGCGCGGGTGGTGGACGTGGGCTGCGGCTGGGGGGACACCGCCCTCGCCCTGGCGGAAAAGACCGGAGCGCAGGGCTATGTGCTGGGGATCGACTGTGTCGACGACTTCCTGGAGCGTGCTCGCGAGGAGGCCCGGCGGCGGGCGTTGCATAACGTGGACTTTGTGGCGGCGGACGTGGAGCGTTATCCCTTCCAGCCTGCCTTCGATATGGCCTTCTCTCGCTTCGGCATGATGTTCTTTGAGAATCCCGTGGCGGCCATGCGGAACGTGCGCTCGGCGCTGCGACCCGGCGGCGAGCTGATGTTCATCGTCTGGCGCGACGTGGAGGATAACCCCTGGCTGGGGTTGCCGAAGGAGGTGGTCCTCGACTACCTGCCGCCCCCGGGAGAGGACGCGCGGACCTGTGGTCCGGGACCGTTCTCCATGGCCAATCCGGAGGTGGTGACCCGGCAGCTGGAGATCGCCGGCTTTGGCGATATCGGTTTCGAGCGCATTGATGGCCCGGTGACCGTGGGTGACTCGTTGGACGACGCCATCGCCTTTCAGCTGGCCATCGGGCCGGCGGGTGAGGTCTTCCGCGAGGCGGGGGAGGTCGCGGCGCAGCGACGTGACGAGATCGAGCAGGCGCTGGCTGAGGCGCTGCGCCCCTACCTGGATCAAGGCAAGGTGGTAATG